A DNA window from Anastrepha ludens isolate Willacy chromosome 6, idAnaLude1.1, whole genome shotgun sequence contains the following coding sequences:
- the LOC128867746 gene encoding odorant receptor 47b, with amino-acid sequence MILISEEVTTSNTISNHNFQLKDTASVVQTILAPFRVLKAMWRSGGDADHPMHTCLYYVRAYIRLLGLWPAPRTAEQPLYYAYNMLIMTLFAVFVATITCDLYEASADFVLLGEDLVVALGLYLILFKMMLFRFRKAEIVSIVEEFDNLHAKYVHAPTHICSNRRIREWQRSFFIGEMFLVYGFLILSLLLLAAMSLQPLFSHQELPFRSKFPFGLNKPEKYPIAFLCIYAFQCFCCCYMLVSIVAMDSLTGNCFNQITLNLRILCENIRYLGADAGGNCFSTSERIVWRELRVAVEFHQKIIGLINRLNQVFYWNYIPQMGASTFMICLTAFEALLAQDQPMVALKFQMYMFSAFMQLFYWCSMGNRTYYDSMEVATAAYEVHAWYDHSPRLQRNLMFIIKRAQKPLEFRAKPLFGFTFASFTSILSTSYSYFALLRTMSD; translated from the exons ATGATCCTGATCTCTGAGGAAGTAACCACCAGTAACACCATTTCCAACCATAATTTTCAACTAAAAGACACCGCAAGCGTAGTACAAACCATTTTGGCGCCATTCCGGGTGTTGAAAGCGATGTGGCGGAGCGGTGGTGATGCAGACCATCCAATGCACACTTGCCTGTACTATGTTCGCGCCTATATTCG GCTACTTGGGCTTTGGCCAGCACCGCGCACTGCGGAACAACCGCTTTACTATGCGTATAATATGCTAATTATGACGCTTTTCGCTGTCTTTGTGGCGACCATAACTTGTGATCTTTATGAGGCGAGCGCCGACTTTGTGCTATTGGGCGAAGACTTGGTGGTCGCTCTGGGT cTTTACTTGATTCTCTTCAAAATGATGCTCTTTCGCTTCAGAAAGGCGGAAATCGTCAGTATAGTTGAGGAATTTGATAATCTCCATGCTAAATATGTGCATGCTCCGACGCATATCTGTAGCAATCGACGCATACGCGAATGGCAGCGCAGCTTCTTCATCGGTGAAATGTTTTTGGTCTATGGTTTTCTCATTCTAAGCCTACTACTTTTAGCGGCTATGAGCTTACAACCACTTTTTTCACACCAAGAATTGCCTTTCAGATCGAAATTCCCTTTTGGACTAAACAAGCCCGAGAAGTATCCCATCGCTTTCCTGTGCATTTATGcttttcaatgtttttgttgttgttacatgTTGGTTTCCATAGTGGCCATGGATTCGCTAACTGGCAATTGCTTCAATCAGATAACCTTGAATTTGCGTATTTTGTGCGAGAACATTCGATATTTGGGGGCTGATGCTGGTGGCAATTGCTTCTCTACATCGGAAAGGATTGTGTGGCGTGAATTGAGAGTAGCTGTGGAATTTCACCAGAAAATTATTGG ACTGATCAACCGCCTCAATCAGGTTTTCTATTGGAATTACATCCCACAAATGGGCGCAAGCACTTTTATGATTTGCCTGACAGCCTTTGAAGCTCTCTTGGCACAAGACCAGCCCATGGTTGCCTTAAAGTTCCAGATGTATATGTTCTCTGCTTTTATGCAGCTCTTCTACTGGTGCTCGATGGGCAACAGGACTTACTACGAT TCAATGGAAGTGGCCACAGCAGCCTATGAGGTACACGCGTGGTACGATCACTCGCCGCGCCTTCAACGCAATCTGATGTTCATTATTAAACGCGCTCAGAAACCTTTAGAGTTTCGGGCGAAACCTTTATTTGGCTTCACATTTGCATCAtttacgagt ATTCTGAGCACCTCCTATTCCTATTTCGCTTTGCTGCGCACAATGAGTGATTAA